The proteins below come from a single Leptotrichia sp. oral taxon 223 genomic window:
- a CDS encoding MFS transporter: MNLIDKNTKVYCISTFLLFLASTMPHSILTVLFLKKGLLMSQIVLMQSFFNLSMIIFEIPSGVMSDLYSRKKVYILSLLTLIITFFLIIFSKSLFWLSVAYTIYGLANALETGTIDVVLINSLKNNETGLQKFLKYQKQISTFSSILGSGIGFLLYFKIGVNIYFISIVLIFFNMFLIALFFSAENKKANENINFQIFKRHIAECISELKEKKVMKYYFIFFGIIQIFIQSHFQLWQKLFLDKGIGEKNFFVMYVLFQIIVIIAYNTNILLINTKKLYLLLILIFLMAITVIILKNNLIFTGIYLILCTIFFIINYYFEFHFNKILSKEKKIIFFKDFFIRNVIYFQLIIKKN, encoded by the coding sequence ATGAATCTTATAGATAAAAATACCAAAGTTTACTGTATAAGCACCTTTTTACTATTTTTAGCTTCCACAATGCCACATTCTATTTTGACTGTACTTTTTCTGAAAAAAGGCTTGTTAATGTCGCAGATTGTGCTAATGCAGTCTTTTTTTAACCTTTCAATGATTATTTTTGAGATTCCAAGTGGAGTAATGTCGGATTTATATTCACGAAAAAAAGTCTATATTTTATCATTGCTTACATTGATTATAACTTTTTTCCTAATTATATTTTCTAAAAGCCTGTTTTGGTTATCAGTCGCATATACAATATATGGATTGGCAAATGCACTGGAAACTGGAACAATTGATGTAGTTTTAATAAATAGTTTGAAAAATAATGAAACTGGATTGCAAAAATTTTTAAAATATCAAAAGCAGATTTCGACTTTTTCTTCTATTTTAGGTTCAGGAATAGGATTTTTACTTTATTTTAAGATAGGTGTAAATATTTATTTTATTTCCATTGTTTTAATATTTTTCAATATGTTTCTAATAGCCTTATTTTTTTCAGCTGAGAATAAAAAAGCAAATGAAAATATAAACTTTCAAATTTTTAAAAGGCATATAGCCGAGTGCATTTCTGAATTGAAAGAAAAAAAAGTGATGAAATATTATTTTATATTTTTTGGAATTATACAAATTTTTATCCAGAGCCATTTTCAATTGTGGCAAAAACTTTTTTTAGATAAAGGAATTGGAGAAAAGAATTTTTTTGTAATGTATGTGCTGTTTCAAATAATTGTAATTATTGCATACAATACAAATATTCTGCTTATAAATACGAAGAAATTGTATTTATTGTTAATTTTAATATTTTTAATGGCAATAACTGTAATAATATTAAAAAATAATCTAATATTTACAGGGATATACCTAATATTATGTACAATTTTTTTCATAATTAACTATTATTTTGAATTTCACTTTAATAAAATCCTGTCAAAGGAAAAAAAAATCATTTTTTTCAAGGATTTTTTCATTCGGAACGTTATTTATTTCCAGCTTATTATTAAGAAAAATTAG